AAAGCAGATTTAATTATCACAACAGGTGGAACAGGTATCGGACCCAAAGATATTACAGTGGAAACCCTGCAACCCATGTTGGATAAAGAAATACCTGGTATCATGGAAATGATACGCATGAAATATGGTGCTGAAAAACCCAATGCCCTCCTCAGTCGTGGAATTGCTGGCGTAATGGGACAAACTCTTGTTTACACACTTCCCGGCAGTGTTAAAGCTGTGAATGAATATATGGAAGAGATTTGTAAAACATTGGAACATTTATATTATATGCTTCATGGATTGGATGCGCATTAGGAAGTGCCTGTAGTACGTTAAAGTTAAGAGTACTTAAAGTTTTATTTATCCAATTTTAGGCACTCTAGCACATTCTAGGCACTCATAACTTAATTAAATGAAAACCCGAGACAAAGCCATAACTCTACTTAAGAAATACATCAAAATGCCAAACATGATTAACCACAGTCTGGCATCTGAAGTGGTGATGAAAGCACTTGCAAGACATTTGAATCAAGATGAACATGTGTGGGGACTTGCTGGATTGCTGCACGATCTGGATGTTGAAATTACCAATGCTAACCCTAAAATTCACGGAATAAAAACAGCTGAAATATTGATGCAAGAAGGTTATGATCCGGACATGATTGAGGCCATCAAAATGCATAATGAAGATGCAACAGGACTAGAAAGAACCACACTCTTCCAGCATGCCTTGGCTGCAGCAGAAACAATAACCGGATTAGTAGTAGCCACAACGCTGGTGTATCCCGATAAAAAACTAGCCAGTGTAAAGCCAAAGTCGGTGGTGAAACGAATGAAAGAAAAAGCCTTTGCAGCATCAGTCAGGCGAGATCATATTCTGGAGTGTGAAAAAATTGGAATTCCTTTGCCCGAATTTGCAGTATTGGCAGTTGATGCTATGAAAGAAATTGCTGAAGAAATTGGATTGTGATTAGCATTAATCGTGGGATTTCCTCTTTTGTTATCCGAATCCTGTAACCTGCCCTGCAAAGATTTGATTAGCTTGAAACAGATGAGGAATCTAAAAAAGCTCAGTATTATTTTTTAATTTTGAATTTTATTTCATGAAAATCATCATCCGAAAAGCAAACAAAGCAGACCTCCCTGAGGTTTTGAATCTTATCAAGGAACTTGCTCTGTACGAAAAAGCGCCTGATGAAGTTACAATTACAATCGAAGAACTTGAAAAAGATGGTTTTGGTGATCAGCCCATGTATGAAGTTATTCTGGCAGAATCAGATGAGGAAGAAATTATTGGAATGTCATTCTATTATTATACCTACTCTACATGGAAAGGAAAATGCTTATACCTCGAGGACATAATTGTCAAAGAAGAATTCCGAGGAAAAGGAATCGGAAAACAGCTATTTGATGCTACTGTTTTAAAAGCCAAAGAGGTTAAAGCCAAACGCATGATGTGGCAAGTGCTTGATTGGAACACGCCTGCTATTGAGTTCTACAAACAAAAATACAAAGCTGAAATAAGCAGCGAATGGCTAAATGGTAGATTGACGGAAGAGCAAATACAACATTTTACGGCAAATTAAATTTGTAGATCCTAGCAATAATAATTAAGTTTACATAGTATTCTCTCTATGGAAAACTGGACTACTGTCATATCTTTTACCTATCCACATGAAGCTCATGTTGCCAATAGCAAACTGGTATCAGAAGGCTTAGAAACACGAATTACAGATGAACTAACCGTTCAGGTTTATAATTTTTATTCGAATGCAATTGGCGGTGTTAAAATTCAGGTTAAAGAAAAGGATGTTGAAGAAGCATTAAGACTGCTAAAGGAAGGAGGTTTCATTCAAGAAACTGAAGCTATCAAAAGTGAATTCTTGCTTTCCATTGATAGCAAAACAGCAAATATCCCATTTCTTGGAAAAGTTTTGATCGAAATAAGAATTGCGATTCTTGTTTTAATTGCAGTAATCATTTTAATTATCCCAATCATCATATTTACACTTCCAAATAAGTCAGAGCGATTAACCTCAACAACTTGGTATATTGATGAAATGAGTCTATTAACTAATGATACTTCTTCATCTGCGTTTAAAAATGCATTTGTTGCCAGCGTAAATTCATATGACAGAATTTCATTCAGAAACAATGGATGGGTTTTCCTACCTGGTTTTAACTATACGGATGTATATGCATCATGGAGTATCAAACACAATACGTTAACCATATCTTCCTGTTATCTTAATACAAATGAAAGAGATAGTATAATTGACAAGTATAACAAAGAGTTTAATGCGATGTATGCTGGAACCTATAAACTTAAATTCAAAAGCCACAGTTTACGATTAGAATCTGATAAACTACACATCCAAGCATATGATTATTATTACAGATGGTAAAAAAAACTGAAATAACAAATTGCCCTAATTGTAATTCAGAAAACATCATCCTCAAAAAAAAAGCAGGATATGCGGTCATGCTATCAATCGTTGTTATGGGAATTCCCTTTCCTTTTATGAAGAAAAGGTATTTCTGTTTCGATTGTGCACATGAATGGAAAATTGAGGACCAATCCTAAAATAACATGCACGCTGGCTTTTTGAACACCTCCCTTAACAGAATCTCTTTTCCTTGACACAACATAATATGATGCTCCTCGTTAGTTCAATACATGAAAATCTTCACTACAATATCTATTTTCATCCTGTTACTTATTTCCTGTCGGCAGGACAATGATGCCCAGATAGAATTTGATATAACAGCAGAATCCACAGAGGAATATCGGGTTTTAAGCTATAGCTACGATTCCATGACCATCCCATCCTTTTTCAGGGAGCTTGTGGCAAACCACTTAACAGACTGTTTACAAATTGATAGTGATGTATTTAATAATTTCTGTGTGTATCACGATTTAAACAATAAAGATTCTTCAATCAAGTCTATATTTTTTACTTTTCAAATACTCCATTCCTTATTCACCAGTCAATATGCTTCTGATTGCTCAAAAGGTTCCATAGTGAATATGCCCTATTATTGGCATTGGATTTCACCCAATCCAAGACATGAAATTTACTTTGTAGAAAGTAACAAATTACTTGTTGATACAAAGCCTCCAAAAGAATTTTCCAATTATAATTCCTATGCAGATATCGACCGCACACCCTATTTGTTTTTGAGTGATTTGATGGCTGATGAACCTAAATATTATTCAATTCAATGCGACACATTTTCGACATTTGGCTGGTGTAGCGAAAGAGAAATGGCATTTGTAAGCCTGTTATCACTCTTAGGTTTTGAGGGGAAAGTAATTGCTGAAAACAACCACAGCTGGTCGGAATTTATTGTCCCCCT
The Bacteroidota bacterium genome window above contains:
- a CDS encoding HDIG domain-containing protein — its product is MKTRDKAITLLKKYIKMPNMINHSLASEVVMKALARHLNQDEHVWGLAGLLHDLDVEITNANPKIHGIKTAEILMQEGYDPDMIEAIKMHNEDATGLERTTLFQHALAAAETITGLVVATTLVYPDKKLASVKPKSVVKRMKEKAFAASVRRDHILECEKIGIPLPEFAVLAVDAMKEIAEEIGL
- a CDS encoding GNAT family N-acetyltransferase, producing MKIIIRKANKADLPEVLNLIKELALYEKAPDEVTITIEELEKDGFGDQPMYEVILAESDEEEIIGMSFYYYTYSTWKGKCLYLEDIIVKEEFRGKGIGKQLFDATVLKAKEVKAKRMMWQVLDWNTPAIEFYKQKYKAEISSEWLNGRLTEEQIQHFTAN
- a CDS encoding DUF2007 domain-containing protein yields the protein MENWTTVISFTYPHEAHVANSKLVSEGLETRITDELTVQVYNFYSNAIGGVKIQVKEKDVEEALRLLKEGGFIQETEAIKSEFLLSIDSKTANIPFLGKVLIEIRIAILVLIAVIILIIPIIIFTLPNKSERLTSTTWYIDEMSLLTNDTSSSAFKNAFVASVNSYDRISFRNNGWVFLPGFNYTDVYASWSIKHNTLTISSCYLNTNERDSIIDKYNKEFNAMYAGTYKLKFKSHSLRLESDKLHIQAYDYYYRW